The following coding sequences are from one Gigantopelta aegis isolate Gae_Host chromosome 15, Gae_host_genome, whole genome shotgun sequence window:
- the LOC121390079 gene encoding 39S ribosomal protein L20, mitochondrial-like: MVFLTVACMIRSGGPPRYWKRAMYRRLAWHYFGRKRNCYGISIRYVRRALRYSSQARVLKKKQMKKLWETRISAACQEHGVLYDNFMTTLAQSNIALNRKVLADIAIYEPRSFQSLCQFSKMKSREIGLGAATLECPSGIITRDMLLEEKTKKQYK, from the exons ACCTCCTAGATACTGGAAACGTGCTATGTATAGACGTCTTGCGTGG CATTACTTTGGGCGAAAACGGAACTGTTATGGTATTTCAATCAGATACGTTCGCCGAGCTTTACGCTACTCAAGTCAGGCCCGTGTCCTCAAGAAGAAACAAATGAAAAag TTGTGGGAGACTAGGATCTCGGCCGCCTGTCAGGAACATGGTGTTCTGTACGACAACTTTATGACGACTCTTGCACAG tcAAATATTGCATTAAACAGAAAAGTCCTGGCCGACATTGCAATATATGAACCAAGGTCTTTTCAG AGTCTGTGTCAATTTTCCAAGATGAAATCCCGGGAAATTGGGCTCGGAGCTGCCACTCTAGAATGTCCATCTGGAATTATAACACGGGATATGCTTCTTGAagagaaaacaaagaaacaatacaaataG
- the LOC121389734 gene encoding KRAB-A domain-containing protein 2-like produces the protein MVYQDHLTKFCILRPLTSKRAAEVAFQLLDIFLLLGAPSVLQSDSGSEFIAHVITELKVMWPELVMVHGIPKHPQSQGSVERANCDIKGILVCWLGDNNTTVGLTFVQFQKNSSLYSGIKCSLFAALLGSGARTGLSSSSLPPEVLHRLQSEDDLLAAIALPVPDEDADRVTTAADSSIPDPASPPKTIQLHKMTLL, from the coding sequence ATGGTCTATCAAGATCACCTCACGAAGTTCTGTATTTTGCGCCCCTTGACATCGAAACGTGCCGCTGAGGTTGCATTTCAACTGCTAGACATCTTTCTCCTACTTGGTGCTCCGTCTGTGCTGCAAAGTGACAGTGGTTCGGAATTTATAGCACATGTAATCACTGAACTGAAAGTAATGTGGCCAGAGTTGGTGATGGTCCATGGGATACCTAAGCATCCACAGAGCCAAGGGTCCGTAGAAAGAGCAAACTGTGACATTAAGGGCATTCTTGTTTGTTGGTTAGGAGATAATAATACAACTGTTGGACTCACATTTGTTCAGTTTCAGAAGAACTCCAGTCTTTACAGTGGAATTAAGTGTTCCCTATTTGCGGCACTGTTGGGTTCTGGTGCTCGCACTGGCCTGTCATCATCTAGCCTCCCTCCTGAAGTTCTCCATCGATTGCAGTCAGAGGATGATCTACTTGCAGCCATTGCATTGCCAGTTCCTGATGAAGATGCTGATCGTGTGACCACTGCAGCTGACTCCTCTATACCTGACCCGGCAAGTCCTCCCAAAACTATCCAACTACATAAGATGACGTTACTGTGA